In Paenibacillus durus, the DNA window CAGAGTGGGAAAACGGACTAACGTTCAATGGTCATAAGTACTTGGCTTGGTTTGCAACGACTGGCGGCATGAAAATAGAGGATTCCGGCAAATGCGAGACATTTTTTATTCGCGAGGATTGCAGAGAATTTGCTTCCGAGTTTGAAGAGTTAATTTCCTTCGGGAAGTTTAAGGAAATCGAAGAAAGTAGAGCGAAGGTCTGTATCAACAAGGATATTCTCAGCCGGATTTCGCTTGGAGTTAGCAGTTCTAGTATGGCAGGGGACATGCCCGATATCATTGTACTGCCCCAGCCGCATTTTAGGATAACAAAGGATTATAAGACTGTTGAGAAGATTACCAAGGAAGTGGACGGTAAGAATCAGGTTGATTATGAGGTGGTTAACCATCCATTTGATGATGAGATCGATGTGTTCGATGGTGGAGCGATTGCAACTCCAGAGGTATTCTCACAAATTCAGAAATCATTGCAATTAAACTATCCCGTTGAGTTTGCCATCATCAGAGGATATGGGATCGGTATTAAAGGGATGATTACTAGGTTTGACATCATTGGATATTTGGACGATACCTATACAACAGATACGGAATATTGCCGTAAAGTGGATGGCTCCTATCAGCTAAAGGATATGTGGAACGAATGGCAAACTGTAACGGACAATACGATGTTGCTCAACGAGAGCATGGTCAAGCTTGCTAAATATTATAAAACCGAAAACGGCGAGAACTGGAGTACATACCAAGAAAGACTTGCCTCGGTTGACTCTAAGTATCAGGACATCATTGGCAAGCTGTATATTACAAAAGTAAATAAGCGTGATGAGGATATTGAAAATTACAGAAGAACAAGCTACCAATTAATCAATGCGCTTGCACTAAGCAAGGCAGATTACTATGAGTTATTAAAGGATGAAGTGAAGTCCTACAAGAAAATACTGAAACCATTCGACAAGGCTAGTGACGCAGATGAATGGATCATCAATATGGATGCAATTCGGCTGTTTTTCAAAAATATCATCCATTCAAATCATGAAGATGAAACCGAACTTCAAGAGGAAGTAAAACGTTTGAGCCAGAATGTCGCTACCAAATGCGAAGAATTGCTTCATATCTCGGAAGATTTTATTAAGCTGCGTTATGTTCGAACCACACTCGCAAGATTGATTGAAAAGCGATGCCGAGAACTCGCAAGTGGTAAATTCACAGTGAAAGCAAAGTATCAGTATATCGCTGTTTGTCCGATATCCTATCTTCATTGGGCAATGTATCGTAATCAAGGTGTGGACGGACTTCAAGCTGGACAGTTTTACAGTGCAGACTGTGAGCATGGAGATGTAAGAACGATCAACAGGAATCCGTTATGTGCATACTCAGAAGTCCATAACGTTACCTTTGTCAGGAATGCTAAGCTCGATAAGTGGCTGAGTCCTTGCAGAGAGTTGATATATTTCAATCAGCAATCGGATATTTTAGCTTTGATGTCGTCAGCAGATACTGATGGAGATGCATGTACGGTCATCGACAATGAGATGATCCGAAATGCAGTCGTTGTGCCGAAAGATGGCAAGTATTTTATCAATAAAGATGATGGTCATAAAGAGGAAATGGAGTATACGCCAAGCAACCGATTTTTGGCAACCTATAAAGCCAGTGGAAACTTGATCGGCAAGATCAGTCTTAAGGCTGCGAGTATTAATTCAGACAGTCAGCAAACGCCGGATTATTATGATACTTTGAATCGTAAATTTATCTTTTGGTATGAGGTAAAGGACTTTGAGAATAGCCAAGAGTTTGTAAAAGGCAAATTAGATAACGGCGAATGGCTCACAACCTACAAGGCCAGTGATCAGCTTAGAGAGTATATCAGGCAGCGGTTCTATGCAAATGAGAAGGATATTTATACGGTGCTTTATAATGCGATGGTGAGCATCGATGCTCCCAAGACGCTTTATTTTCCAAGCGCAGCGGATATGGAAGTATTGAATGGCAAATACGGTAGAAAGGCATATTTTTTACAGTACCGCGAGAATAAAGAAGATGTTGTTGAGAATCAGTATGAGTATACGTTTGGACTTCTGGATTGGTTTACTGGGGAGATCAAGAAGCACTTATTGGATGAAATTGAAAAAAGGCGAACAGAATTTCAAAATCGTGAGGATCTCATTCAAGGTAAATTGGTCAATGGCGATTACATTGTTGATGAATATGACGCATGTTTAAAGTCCGTTAGTGGACTTTATAGCAACTATACAGACGCTAGACAGCAAGCTGAAAATTCTTATCTCAGTCATAAGAGAAAGGAACAGAAGGCGAAGGAATACGAACAGAACAATGGTTCTTGGGATCAATTTAAGGACGATGAATATGATGCCAAAATCACAGGATTGAAAGTATTGAGGTATCAGAGATATAAAGAAATCGATGCTGAATATATTGTCCAAGCCGATACTTTGTTGAACAAATATGACATAACTACGATTGCCAATGCGATCGGTAACTTGCAGAATTGTACGGAGCATTTCATCATCAATCTCTTTTATCCCGTTTTTGAGTACCTGAACCGAAAATTACAGAGTAACAGATACGGTTATAGGAAAGATGCTGATGGAGATATTTCATTTTTGGGAGAACGATATGTGAAGGTTCCCATCGGTGCTGTAGTTAATAGCGATATCGTGCAATCGCATCATCTCGAAGAAAAGAAGCGGCTTAAGGTCATTCAGGTTAAGGCTGACATTCGAGCGCGAGTGCTGGATCATACCGTTATCGGCCTGATTAAATCAGAGTTGAAGAATCAGAAATATATCACCTTTGCGATCAAATTGGAAGATGGCAAAGTAATCTTGTCGAGAGATGAAAAGCCTATGCTGGAAGTATTTGAGGACTGGCTCCAGATCAATCAATATAATTTGCTCATGTGTAGCAGTGTTAGAGTTGAACTGTTAGTCGATGTCGCTAAAAATATGAAAAGTTTAAAATTAACGGTGACTGAAATCAATGTATAGGTGGGCAAGCTTGCGCTAAGGCTCACTAGCCCTACGTGCTAGTTCCCTTAGTGCAAGTCGTCCCGACCCACTTTTGTGGAATAGTGGATAACTATTACTATAAATTTGATGGAGGTCACAATGGACAATACAATTGTCATCACTCAGTCTCGGATGGCTGGATGGTTGATGTTTAATGGATTCGGGAAAGTAAATGAACGCTTAGATTTGAAAGATAAGAATCGGGTAATTTATATTTTCAACGACTCACCCAAATTAAGGGAAACAATGAGAAAGTATAACCAAGTCAAAGTGAATTTGATTTAGGTATAGGCAGGTGATCATAACGAATGGAGCAGCCGACACAGAAGCAGATATATCAGCATATTCCCTATGCTAAGAAGAAGGAAATCAATGGCCAGTATTCAGAATTTGTATTTAGTCTCGATATTAATTCTTACAAAATAGATGATTTAGTTGTTGATAATGAAGAGGTTAATCGACTGGCTACAGACATATCAAATCATTTCATTGCAACATTTCAACAGTCGTATGAGAAAGATGTGTCGGAAAAACAGAAACAATTCTCATATGATTGTGCGCGACTCATTTTTAGCGAATTAAAGCAGCCTGATAAAACAACAGTAATTCCGGCTAAAGCTGGGTTTGGAAAATCTACGCTAATTCTGTCCATACTCGAAACCGTCATCAATAGTCTAGGTGCATTTCGTGAAAACGAAAGCGCAGTGGATTTGGGCATGATTATCGTAAGTGATCGAATTGAAGATCTCAAAAAAACGCAGTCAAAAATCCGTGAGCGATTTGGCTACTATGATACATTCAATCAAGAGGATTGGGTTTATGTCATGGAAGGCTGGAATAAAGAAAAATGTGAAAACGGTGTGGTCGAATATTATTCGGGTTGCTGTACGACTAGTAATTGCTCGTTATATAAGGATTGCTGGGTGTATAAACAACGGTTCGAGCAAAATGATAGCCCGATTGTTGCAATGACTAACGAGAGATTCTCATATTACCGAACTGAAAAAATGGATACTCTAAACTCATACAACACGTTTCATGGAACACTTCCTCGAAAAATAATTATTATTGACGAGAAGCCTGTCCTCGAAAAGCATGTTACCGTAGATGAAACAATTTTGCTTATACTATCTGAAGCAATCAATAACATTAATGTGCGCGATCCTATTGAGGATAGTAATAACAAGATGTATTTGAAGAATGTTCTTCACGAAATTCATGGGAGACTGTTGGAACTTCAAAAAAAGCATGCCATACATCGCAGTAGGATCATCCTTAATGATGAGGATATATTTGACGAGAAGTTTTTGCAGACGTTCTCTCGCTATTTTAAATATCAATTCACAGAAGAAATAACAGCAATCCAATTGCTATTTAAATCAGGTGGACTATTTTGTCATACATCGAAACGGACGTTTTTTAAAGCGATCTTTCCGAAAGAGAAATTTCAAATTGAGAATTTTAGAACCTATATATTCGATGCTACAGGTGAAGGTGATCCTAGCTATACGGATGAGTTTATTCACTTCAACATTGATGATTACAAGGAATACTCGAATTTAACGTTTTATATTAATCTTGAAAATATGAGTAGAAACAGCATTGAATCATCGCGTAATAAATTAGACATTGCAGCCAGATGGATTAATAATAAATTTCAGGAAGCTACTTATGTAGTTTCATATAAGACTTGTGGGAAGATGAATGCTAGTCAACGTTTGACCAAGCTGCTAAAAAGCAATAAACATGTAGTTTTAGATAAGGATAAGAACGGCAAAAATGTTGTCCCGTACTTTGGCAATACAAAAGGTAAAAATCTATTTCAAAACTGCCGAAACATGGTTCAAATTGGATGGCCTCGATTACCCTCAGATGAAACAGTAGCTGCCTACATGTATACATTTGTTAATATGGAAAAGTTGAAACAACTCAGTGAGAGTGAAATGGATCAAGTACAGGGATATATTAAGTTCAATCCAACAAGCAGCAAATTTGGTCTTGATAACATCAATATTTTTGAGTTAAAGAGAATGATGGTTGATCTGGAACAAGAAGTTTTTCGAACTAAGGTGAGGGATTTTAGTTCAAACGAGCCAGTTAATATTTATCTATTCGGTGGAGATTATCGAATAAAGGAAATGATAGCTCAACGGTTTAAGGGGTGTAAATTTAGAGTTGAAGAAATTCCCGAATTTGCATTGGAGAAAAACAAGCAGAACGGCGAGGACAAAAAGGAAAAGAAGCTGTATAACTTTATAAATGAAAATTGGGATGGCCAGCCTATACTTCTGAAACAATTGCGCGATGATTTTAAGATCACTGAAACGTATTGGAGCAAGCTCATGAAAAAGAAGTTGATTAAAAATTTATTTGAAGCAAGGGGAATTAAAGCCTCAAAGTTAAAGGGCAAGGGGAAGGATAAGTATTTGCATCGTATTATCGATTCTTAACTTATACAGTTTTCTATAATAATATATATAGGAAACAGTGCAAGTTAAGGAATCCGTAATAAGCCGCATTGGGGTTGGGTGTGGGAGGGGAAACGGCGGCGAAAAACAATTCTCCGTAGTGTAGCAGCGCGAAACGTAGGAAATTGTTCGAGAGTTTCCCCTATCCCATGACTTATACAGTGCTATATATTAATAACACAGATGATGAGCCGTATTCGTATGGCTCTTTTTTGTTGTCATTTTACTGTTTCAAATTTGCACTTTTTGCAGCTGAATTTATCCTGTTCAAAACAAATCAAAGGGGAGAGATTTTAATTTGGAAATTGTAACAATTGAAGATTGGAAGAAGTTTAGGAATTTAGAGACATTGCCACAGAAGGCTGGTGTCAGCCCGAATCAGTTGGCAAAATTAGTCGCCAAGGAACTGGCTGATAACGCACTCGATCACTGTGGTCAATGTGAAGTGGGATTGCTTGAACCGAACGGATTTTATGTGAAGGATAACGGTAACGGAATTGATCCTGAACTATTGCCGGATTTATTCTCAATTAATCGTTCGTTTATGTCCAGCAAAATATTACGGATGCCAACTCGCGGTGCATTAGGAAATGGATTACGAGTCGTTGCTGGATCAGTAATTGCTTCAGGTGGTTCAATGTTTGTTTCGATCAGAGGGAAAAAGTATCAAATCCAGTTTCAGCCGAATGGGACATCTTCAGTAGAGGTTATTGGTGACTATTCGGATAATGGAACGTTGATTGAAATTCAATTCGGAAAGTCACTCACGCCTAACTTGGAATGGGCTGAGTCGGCTATTCATTATAATCGCGGCGATGAATATAAAGGAAAGTCATCGGGCTATTGGTATACATCTGAAGCGTTCTATGAATTGTGTCAAGGGTATTCAGGCAGTGTTCGTGATTTGGTTTCGGAATTTGACGGATGCACTGGTGCTAAAGCTGGAAAGGTTTCAAGCGACTATAAAGGTCAACGGGCAAACTCCCTAACGTTTGAAGATGCTGAAAAGTTGCTTGGAACGATTCGAATTAGCAGCAGACAAGTGAACCCTGATCGATTCGGTGGTATTGGTGAACTCGATGATTACGGATACTACAAGTCAGAGGGTGCTTTTACGGTTTCATCCGGTAAAGGCCAAGTTGCTGCTCAGATACCCTTCACGGTAGAAGCTTGGGTGGACTATGATACGCGAGTAGGACTTGATTTTCTTATTAACAAATCTCCAACTACGGGTCAGATGAATCTGTATCGTGGGAAGAAAGAGTTGACGCTTTCAGGTTGCGGCTTATATGAAGATATTAAAATGAAGCATGCTAATATTGTAGTCAATATCATCACGCCATATATGCCGATTGTCAGTGACGGTAAAGAACCTGATCTGAAACCAATGAAGGTTGAAATTGTAGATGCGATCAAAAAGGCGGCTAATCGTGCAAATAAGTTTACTGCAAAATTGGAAAAGAAACCGTCACAGAAGAATGTTATCTTGGACAACCTTCAAGCTGCCATTGATAAATCTAGCGGCAATGGTCGATTCCCATTCAGTCTTCGTCAATTGTATTATGCTATTCGTCCCTATGTGATTACAGAATTAGGTAAGCAGCTAGAATATAATAACTTTACTACGGTGATTACGAATTATGAGAATGAACAGGGTGATATTGCTGGACTGTATAGAGATAATCGCGGTGTACTATATCATCCTCATACGGGACAGGAGATTCCAATTGGAACGTTAACCGTTAAGGAATATAAGCGGCCTGAATGGACGTTTAATAAAATTTTGTACTGTGAAAAGGAAGGTCTGTTTCCTCTTTTGAAACAAGCTCAATTTCCTGAACGATTTGATTGTGCATTGGTTACTTCCAAAGGATATGCGAGTCGAGCGGTAAAGGATTTGCTGGATATGCTTGGTGATACAGATGAAGAATTGCAGTTTTTCTGTATCCACGATGCAGATGCTGCTGGAACTAAAATTTATGAGACGCTGGTTGAGGAAACGAAAGCTCGTCCCGGACGAAAAGTTAATGTCATCAATCTTGGACTTGATCCAGAGGAAGCCGTTGCAATGGGATTAGAAATTGAGGAGTTAGAAGCGAAAAAGGACGAGAAACCTGTTGCAGCTTATGTGCCTGAGAAATGGAAACGGTGGCTACAAACGAATCGGATTGAACTCAATGCTATGGCTTCCGATCAATTTGTATCATGGTTGGAAGGTAAAATGGAGACATATGATCAGGGGAAACTTGTACCTGATACGAATACGTTAAAACAGAAAATGGAATTAACCGTTCGCAGACGACTTGAATTAGAGATTCGAGAACGTATTCTTCGAGAAGCCAGATATGAGAAACAGGTTCAAGAGCAGATGCAATTTCTAATCCCTGCTTTACATGAGCGATATGACACATTGGCAGATGAAGTTTCAAATGTGCTGAATAATCAACGTGAACTTTTTTGGACGAATGTGGTGGAGCATATCGGAAATGATATACAACTGTGATGTGAGTAGGTAGTGCTGATTTTAAAATTTGGATTTTTCATATCAAAAAAGAGCAAGTTAAATTTCGGCTCATATTTGCAAAATTTTAAAATCAAATAGTAAATGTACAGGAACTCTGGCTACGTGCTAGGGTTCCTTTTTAATTTGAGAGGAGCAACAGGAATGCTATTAATTTTACAAGCAATAATCATAGAAATATTACGAGTTGTCACTGCGGTTGGTGTGTTTTTCACCTGGATGTGGATTGCAGTCTTTTTAAAAATGAAGTAGAAAGGGGGATCAAGTGGATTGGAAATCAAATTCGTAGACGTAGAAGTTTTAATTCCGTACATAAAAAACGCCAGAAATAATGAGAAAGCTGTAGAATATGTAGCAACGAGTATTCAGAGTTATGGATTTAAGAATCCCATTCTGATTGACAGTAATCATGAAATCATAGCAGGACATACTCGGCTGTTAGCAGCTAAGAAGCTTGGACTGAAGGAAGTTCCAACAATACTGGTGGATGATCTAACGCCAGAGCAGGTCAAAGCTTTCAGAATAGCCGATAACAAAACGGCTGAGTATGCAGATTGGAATTTTGAATTGTTGGCGCAGGAACTGGAAGAGTTAAAACTGGCTGATTATGATCTTTCTCTAACTGGATTTGATATGAGTGAGTGTGAGAAGTTGCTGGATACATTGTATGAAAATACAGCTCAAGACGAAGATGATTTTAATGTAGAAGAAGCATTACCTGAACATCCGATAACTCGTAAAGGTGACATTTGGCTACTTGGGAAGCATAGGCTAATTTGCGGTGACTCGACTAATCCGCAGGATATTACAACATTGATGGAGGGTAAGAAGGCTCGGCTTATTGTGACTGATCCGCCCTACAATGTGGACTATACAGGCAAGACCAAAGATGCTTTAACAATTCAAAATGACAAAATGGACGATGGTCAATTTTATGAGTTTCTGTTGGCAGCTTATACAAGAATGTATGAAGTGGCTGATGACGGAGCAAGTATTTATGTGTTCCACGCCGATAGTGAAGGTTTGAATTTTAGGAAGGCATTTATCGAAGCTGGATTCAAACTGGCACAGTGTTGCATATGGGCTAAGCAAGCGATGGTAATGGGTAGACAAGATTATCACTGGATGCACGAACCCGTATTATATGGTTGGAAACCGACAGGTAGACACTATTGGAACAGTGATCGTAAGCAAACAACCTTATGGCAATTTGATCGTCCCTTCCGGAATGAATATCATCCCACGATGAAGCCGATTCCCTTAATTAGCTACCCAATTAAAAATTCGAGCAAGCTCGGTGATATCGTATTTGATCCATTTGGTGGTTCAGGTTCAACGTTGATTGCTTGTGAGGAAACGGATCGGATTTGCTATACGAGTGAGCTTGATCTCAAATATGTAGATGTGATTGTGAAACGGTATATTACCCACGTTGGCGACAATAGCAGTGTGTATTTGATTAGGGACGGGAAGCGGTATAGCTATCAGGAAGTTGGTGCTGAGTTGGAAAGGTAATATTGGATTACTGTAGGGATGGCTGACGAGGGCTGTCCCTATATTTATGTTGAAACGGAGTTGAGGTGAATATGGCAGCAGAAAAGAAACCAAAGAAGCCGACCAAGTATGAATTAAATGTTGAGCCACGTTTTGATGAGATTCGGCAATGGATTAAGGATGGAGTCATTGATGATGAGATTGCGATTCGATTAGAAATACATATTACCACGTTGTACGAATATGTTAAAATCCATCCTGAATTTAAAAAGTTAATGGAACGTCCATCAAAATATGAAACCCATATCGTACCAAGGTTTAACGAGATTCGAGATTGGTGTCGAGAGGGATTAACGAATGAGCAAATGGCTGAAAAACTCGGCATCCATCCTGCCACTTGGTATGAATATGCAAATAAGTACCCAACCTTCAACGAGCTTATTAATTGGAGCAAATCCGTTGCTATAGATCGTGTGGAAAGTTCACTTTTTAAATTAGCAATGGGGTATGAATATGAAGAAATCAAAACAATTGTGGAAGAAGATAAAAATGGAAAAA includes these proteins:
- a CDS encoding DUF5659 domain-containing protein, which codes for MDNTIVITQSRMAGWLMFNGFGKVNERLDLKDKNRVIYIFNDSPKLRETMRKYNQVKVNLI
- a CDS encoding ATP-binding protein, which gives rise to MEIVTIEDWKKFRNLETLPQKAGVSPNQLAKLVAKELADNALDHCGQCEVGLLEPNGFYVKDNGNGIDPELLPDLFSINRSFMSSKILRMPTRGALGNGLRVVAGSVIASGGSMFVSIRGKKYQIQFQPNGTSSVEVIGDYSDNGTLIEIQFGKSLTPNLEWAESAIHYNRGDEYKGKSSGYWYTSEAFYELCQGYSGSVRDLVSEFDGCTGAKAGKVSSDYKGQRANSLTFEDAEKLLGTIRISSRQVNPDRFGGIGELDDYGYYKSEGAFTVSSGKGQVAAQIPFTVEAWVDYDTRVGLDFLINKSPTTGQMNLYRGKKELTLSGCGLYEDIKMKHANIVVNIITPYMPIVSDGKEPDLKPMKVEIVDAIKKAANRANKFTAKLEKKPSQKNVILDNLQAAIDKSSGNGRFPFSLRQLYYAIRPYVITELGKQLEYNNFTTVITNYENEQGDIAGLYRDNRGVLYHPHTGQEIPIGTLTVKEYKRPEWTFNKILYCEKEGLFPLLKQAQFPERFDCALVTSKGYASRAVKDLLDMLGDTDEELQFFCIHDADAAGTKIYETLVEETKARPGRKVNVINLGLDPEEAVAMGLEIEELEAKKDEKPVAAYVPEKWKRWLQTNRIELNAMASDQFVSWLEGKMETYDQGKLVPDTNTLKQKMELTVRRRLELEIRERILREARYEKQVQEQMQFLIPALHERYDTLADEVSNVLNNQRELFWTNVVEHIGNDIQL
- a CDS encoding DNA modification methylase, with translation MEIKFVDVEVLIPYIKNARNNEKAVEYVATSIQSYGFKNPILIDSNHEIIAGHTRLLAAKKLGLKEVPTILVDDLTPEQVKAFRIADNKTAEYADWNFELLAQELEELKLADYDLSLTGFDMSECEKLLDTLYENTAQDEDDFNVEEALPEHPITRKGDIWLLGKHRLICGDSTNPQDITTLMEGKKARLIVTDPPYNVDYTGKTKDALTIQNDKMDDGQFYEFLLAAYTRMYEVADDGASIYVFHADSEGLNFRKAFIEAGFKLAQCCIWAKQAMVMGRQDYHWMHEPVLYGWKPTGRHYWNSDRKQTTLWQFDRPFRNEYHPTMKPIPLISYPIKNSSKLGDIVFDPFGGSGSTLIACEETDRICYTSELDLKYVDVIVKRYITHVGDNSSVYLIRDGKRYSYQEVGAELER
- a CDS encoding helix-turn-helix domain-containing protein, producing MAAEKKPKKPTKYELNVEPRFDEIRQWIKDGVIDDEIAIRLEIHITTLYEYVKIHPEFKKLMERPSKYETHIVPRFNEIRDWCREGLTNEQMAEKLGIHPATWYEYANKYPTFNELINWSKSVAIDRVESSLFKLAMGYEYEEIKTIVEEDKNGKKKTRIEKVKRHQPPNPTAISFYLKNRAPNEWNDRRELIIDTKAAELERKQLFLDMIEEDVIEAEYEAIEESSHAEEGFEESDS